A window from Drosophila subobscura isolate 14011-0131.10 chromosome O, UCBerk_Dsub_1.0, whole genome shotgun sequence encodes these proteins:
- the LOC117897293 gene encoding tRNA pseudouridine synthase A isoform X3, which produces MLFNHILSSYTKAVRLKTLLLTESKHCHRYKSFAAAMSEALDKLELDNAAKKAAKAVEDEAVKDANRIKRNLKRKKWVDWKTQDDEEAANGTKRAPFDPADRIKRKKSAILLSYCGANYYGMQRNPGMQTIEEELFKAMLKHKWITEDSYDQAQIACFQRAARTDKGVSAARQICSVKLPEELDLEAFNADLPEQIRLFGVERVTKGFNAKDQCNARTYTYTLPTVAFAPCEAESEQETFRIEPELLEKVKETLKLYEGTKNFHNFTSKKLKLFGSLGQALHYVLYKQRALSESTGRGVCHAKGQRPELHVASNQKNGWPGHCHCAGQHDGRHAGEGTDRGASGSAHGPWPWPGPGHCPLRALQRTLWQGWHTQPADMGGAGDAGTGLR; this is translated from the exons ATGTTGTTTAACCACATATTGAGCAGCTACACGAAGGCAg TTCGCCTGAAGACTCTGTTGCTGACCGAAAGCAAACATTGCCATCGCTACAAATCTTTTGCTGCCGCCATGTCAGAGGCACTGGacaagctggagctggataATGCGgccaaaaaggcagccaaagcTGTCGAGGATGAGGCTGTGAAGGATGCGAACCGCATCAAAAGGAATTTAAAGCGCAAAAAGTGGGTGGACTGGAAGACGCAAGACGATGAAGAGGCGGCAAACGGCACCAAACGGGCACCCTTCGATCCCGCCGATCGTATCAAGCGCAAGAAGAGCGCGATTCTCTTAAGCTATTGCGGAGCCAACTACTATGGCATGCAGCGCAATCCCGGTATGCAGAccatcgaggaggagctgtTCAAGGCCATGCTGAAGCACAAATGGATAACGGAGGACAGCTACGATCAGGCGCAGATTGCCTGCTTTCAGCGTGCCGCCCGCACCGACAAAGGTGTGTCGGCCGCCCGTCAGATCTGCTCGGTTAAGCTGC CTGAGGAGCTGGACTTGGAGGCCTTCAATGCCGATCTGCCCGAGCAGATTCGTTTGTTTGGCGTGGAACGTGTCACCAAGGGCTTCAATGCCAAGGACCAGTGCAATGCTCGAACCTATACGTACACACTGCCCACCGTGGCCTTTGCCCCTTGCGAGGCGGAAAGCGAACAGGAAACGTTTCGTATCGAACCAGAGCTGCTCGAAAAGGTTAAGGAGACGCTGAAGCTCTACGAAGGAACGAAAAACTTTCACAATTTCACCAGCAAAAAGTTA AAACTTTTTGGATCCCTCGGCCAAGCGCTTCATTATGTCCTTTACAAGCAGCGAGCCCTTTCAGAGTCCACAGGGCGTGGAGTTTGTCACGCTAAAGGTCAAAGGCCAGAGCTTCATGTTGCATCAAATCAGAAAAATGGTTGGcctggccattgccattgtgCGGGGCAACACGACGGCCGTCACGCTGGAGAGGGCACTGACCGAGGAGCGTCTGGATCTGCCCATGGCCCCTGGCCTTGGCCTGGTCCTGGACACTGTCCACTACGAGCGCTACAACGAACGCTATGGCAAGGATGGCATACACAACCCGCTGACATGGGAGGCGCAGGAGACGCAGGTACAGGACTTCGTTGA
- the LOC117897293 gene encoding tRNA pseudouridine synthase A isoform X1, translating to MLFNHILSSYTKAVRLKTLLLTESKHCHRYKSFAAAMSEALDKLELDNAAKKAAKAVEDEAVKDANRIKRNLKRKKWVDWKTQDDEEAANGTKRAPFDPADRIKRKKSAILLSYCGANYYGMQRNPGMQTIEEELFKAMLKHKWITEDSYDQAQIACFQRAARTDKGVSAARQICSVKLPEELDLEAFNADLPEQIRLFGVERVTKGFNAKDQCNARTYTYTLPTVAFAPCEAESEQETFRIEPELLEKVKETLKLYEGTKNFHNFTSKKNFLDPSAKRFIMSFTSSEPFQSPQGVEFVTLKVKGQSFMLHQIRKMVGLAIAIVRGNTTAVTLERALTEERLDLPMAPGLGLVLDTVHYERYNERYGKDGIHNPLTWEAQETQVQDFVERQIFSQIYKTEAEQRNMLDWIGTLHYHSYDTRKDEPPPAPTGGKSSKADDDNDE from the exons ATGTTGTTTAACCACATATTGAGCAGCTACACGAAGGCAg TTCGCCTGAAGACTCTGTTGCTGACCGAAAGCAAACATTGCCATCGCTACAAATCTTTTGCTGCCGCCATGTCAGAGGCACTGGacaagctggagctggataATGCGgccaaaaaggcagccaaagcTGTCGAGGATGAGGCTGTGAAGGATGCGAACCGCATCAAAAGGAATTTAAAGCGCAAAAAGTGGGTGGACTGGAAGACGCAAGACGATGAAGAGGCGGCAAACGGCACCAAACGGGCACCCTTCGATCCCGCCGATCGTATCAAGCGCAAGAAGAGCGCGATTCTCTTAAGCTATTGCGGAGCCAACTACTATGGCATGCAGCGCAATCCCGGTATGCAGAccatcgaggaggagctgtTCAAGGCCATGCTGAAGCACAAATGGATAACGGAGGACAGCTACGATCAGGCGCAGATTGCCTGCTTTCAGCGTGCCGCCCGCACCGACAAAGGTGTGTCGGCCGCCCGTCAGATCTGCTCGGTTAAGCTGC CTGAGGAGCTGGACTTGGAGGCCTTCAATGCCGATCTGCCCGAGCAGATTCGTTTGTTTGGCGTGGAACGTGTCACCAAGGGCTTCAATGCCAAGGACCAGTGCAATGCTCGAACCTATACGTACACACTGCCCACCGTGGCCTTTGCCCCTTGCGAGGCGGAAAGCGAACAGGAAACGTTTCGTATCGAACCAGAGCTGCTCGAAAAGGTTAAGGAGACGCTGAAGCTCTACGAAGGAACGAAAAACTTTCACAATTTCACCAGCAAAAA AAACTTTTTGGATCCCTCGGCCAAGCGCTTCATTATGTCCTTTACAAGCAGCGAGCCCTTTCAGAGTCCACAGGGCGTGGAGTTTGTCACGCTAAAGGTCAAAGGCCAGAGCTTCATGTTGCATCAAATCAGAAAAATGGTTGGcctggccattgccattgtgCGGGGCAACACGACGGCCGTCACGCTGGAGAGGGCACTGACCGAGGAGCGTCTGGATCTGCCCATGGCCCCTGGCCTTGGCCTGGTCCTGGACACTGTCCACTACGAGCGCTACAACGAACGCTATGGCAAGGATGGCATACACAACCCGCTGACATGGGAGGCGCAGGAGACGCAGGTACAGGACTTCGTTGAGCGTCAGATCTTCAGTCAAATTTACAAAACAGAAGCGGAGCAGCGCAACATGCTGGACTGGATAGGCACACTGCACTACCATTCGTACGACACGCGCAAGGATGAGCCACCGCCGGCTCCGACTGGTGGAAAGTCCAGCAAGgcagacgacgacaacgatgaaTAA
- the LOC117897293 gene encoding tRNA pseudouridine synthase A isoform X2, which yields MSEALDKLELDNAAKKAAKAVEDEAVKDANRIKRNLKRKKWVDWKTQDDEEAANGTKRAPFDPADRIKRKKSAILLSYCGANYYGMQRNPGMQTIEEELFKAMLKHKWITEDSYDQAQIACFQRAARTDKGVSAARQICSVKLPEELDLEAFNADLPEQIRLFGVERVTKGFNAKDQCNARTYTYTLPTVAFAPCEAESEQETFRIEPELLEKVKETLKLYEGTKNFHNFTSKKNFLDPSAKRFIMSFTSSEPFQSPQGVEFVTLKVKGQSFMLHQIRKMVGLAIAIVRGNTTAVTLERALTEERLDLPMAPGLGLVLDTVHYERYNERYGKDGIHNPLTWEAQETQVQDFVERQIFSQIYKTEAEQRNMLDWIGTLHYHSYDTRKDEPPPAPTGGKSSKADDDNDE from the exons ATGTCAGAGGCACTGGacaagctggagctggataATGCGgccaaaaaggcagccaaagcTGTCGAGGATGAGGCTGTGAAGGATGCGAACCGCATCAAAAGGAATTTAAAGCGCAAAAAGTGGGTGGACTGGAAGACGCAAGACGATGAAGAGGCGGCAAACGGCACCAAACGGGCACCCTTCGATCCCGCCGATCGTATCAAGCGCAAGAAGAGCGCGATTCTCTTAAGCTATTGCGGAGCCAACTACTATGGCATGCAGCGCAATCCCGGTATGCAGAccatcgaggaggagctgtTCAAGGCCATGCTGAAGCACAAATGGATAACGGAGGACAGCTACGATCAGGCGCAGATTGCCTGCTTTCAGCGTGCCGCCCGCACCGACAAAGGTGTGTCGGCCGCCCGTCAGATCTGCTCGGTTAAGCTGC CTGAGGAGCTGGACTTGGAGGCCTTCAATGCCGATCTGCCCGAGCAGATTCGTTTGTTTGGCGTGGAACGTGTCACCAAGGGCTTCAATGCCAAGGACCAGTGCAATGCTCGAACCTATACGTACACACTGCCCACCGTGGCCTTTGCCCCTTGCGAGGCGGAAAGCGAACAGGAAACGTTTCGTATCGAACCAGAGCTGCTCGAAAAGGTTAAGGAGACGCTGAAGCTCTACGAAGGAACGAAAAACTTTCACAATTTCACCAGCAAAAA AAACTTTTTGGATCCCTCGGCCAAGCGCTTCATTATGTCCTTTACAAGCAGCGAGCCCTTTCAGAGTCCACAGGGCGTGGAGTTTGTCACGCTAAAGGTCAAAGGCCAGAGCTTCATGTTGCATCAAATCAGAAAAATGGTTGGcctggccattgccattgtgCGGGGCAACACGACGGCCGTCACGCTGGAGAGGGCACTGACCGAGGAGCGTCTGGATCTGCCCATGGCCCCTGGCCTTGGCCTGGTCCTGGACACTGTCCACTACGAGCGCTACAACGAACGCTATGGCAAGGATGGCATACACAACCCGCTGACATGGGAGGCGCAGGAGACGCAGGTACAGGACTTCGTTGAGCGTCAGATCTTCAGTCAAATTTACAAAACAGAAGCGGAGCAGCGCAACATGCTGGACTGGATAGGCACACTGCACTACCATTCGTACGACACGCGCAAGGATGAGCCACCGCCGGCTCCGACTGGTGGAAAGTCCAGCAAGgcagacgacgacaacgatgaaTAA
- the LOC117897288 gene encoding signal recognition particle subunit SRP72, protein MSKDANPKEALIKAAYADVHKFGNNREFDKAVKAVNRILGVAPDDPTALHCKVVCLLQLSKFEEAYKFIEKNRLSSLVFEKSYCEYRLNKQAQALKTIDDAAGAQPLPPNLKELRTQILYRLERYDECLDSYKDIIKNTSDEYEDERRTNLSAVAANLALDKNKDIPDVPEDTYEQYFNSACIQSNRQKFTDAERKLRTSEKLCREFLEEEGASEEEILEEVDVIRVQLAYCLQLQGKIKEASTIYAECLRHKPKDAALVAVASNNSVVINKDQNVFDSKKKIRAAMADACEPKLTSRQKQVIALNNCLLALYTNASDQVHQLSQKLAQTYPHVEFEALLIRCSQLGKDKKHKEAIEQLQKFAAAHQSHQFVSKFAIIQLQLLQGSRRDAIETLLSLGEAKYKPGIVSALVSLYLGTDNKPAASALLKSAVDWYKKNNVSSGDLSDMWRQAAEFHLRGGASETAASSLEELLKLNPNDMKVLAQLVIAYAQFNPKRALEISRKLPTLETLTTASEIDALEAANWVMSAKAAKKSANSKIEPSPTTPGDKKKSHNRKRKGKLPKNYNAEVAPDPERWLPKYERTGFRKKRGGARGKDIIKGSQGMASGAADQYDMSNRVNITKNSPVTPVFQETTPGPRQQHRKGGHKKKKGGRF, encoded by the exons ATGTCGAAGGACGCTAATCCCAAGGAGGCGCTCATAAAGGCAGCCTACGCCGATGTGCACAAGTTTGGCAACAATCGCGAGTTCGACAAGGCCGTCAAAGCGGTGAATCGCA TCCTGGGTGTGGCACCGGATGACCCCACGGCACTCCACTGCAAGGtggtctgcctgctgcagctctcgAAGTTCGAGGAGGCGTACAAGTTCATTGAGAAGAATCGCCTGTCGTCGCTGGTGTTCGAGAAATCCTACTGCGAGTACCGCCTGAACAAGCAGGCGCAGGCACTGAAGACCATCGACGATGCCGCTGGCgcccagccgctgccgccgaaCCTCAAGGAGCTGCGCACGCAGATTCTGTATCGTCTGGAGCGCTACGATGAGTGTCTGGACTCCTACAAGGACATCATCAAGAACACCAGCGATGAGTACGAGGACGAGCGCCGAACTAACCTCAGTGCCGTGGCAGCCAACTTGGCCTTGGATAAGAACAAGGACATACCCGATGTGCCGGAGGACACGTACGAGCAGTACTTCAACAGCGCCTGCATCCAGTCCAATCGCCAGAAGTTTACGGACGCGGAACGCAAGCTGCGCACCAGCGAGAAGCTGTGCCGCGAGTTCCTCGAGGAGGAGGGCGCCTCGGAGGAGGAGATCCTCGAGGAGGTGGACGTTATACGCGTCCAGCTGGCCTactgcctgcagctgcagggcaagATCAAGGAGGCCAGCACCATCTACGCAGAGTGTCTGCGTCACAAGCCCAAGGACGCGGCCCTGGTGGCGGTGGCCAGCAACAATTCAGTTGTGATCAACAAGGACCAGAATGTGTTCGACTCGAAGAAGAAAATACGCGCTGCCATGGCCGACGCATGCGAGCCGAAGCTCACGTCACGCCAGAAGCAGGTCATTGCCCTGAACAACTGCCTGCTGGCGCTGTACACGAATGCCAGCGATCAGGTGCATCAGCTCAGTCAGAAGCTGGCCCAAACCTATCCGCACGTGGAGTTCGAGGCGCTGCTGATACGCTGCAGCCAGCTGGGCAAGGACAAGAAGCACAAGGAGGccatcgagcagctgcagaagttTGCCGCCGCCCATCAATCGCATCAGTTTGTCAGCAAGTTTGCCAtcattcagctgcagctgctgcagggcagTCGTCGGGATGCCATCGAGACGCTGCTGTCGCTCGGCGAGGCCAAGTACAAGCCTGGCATTGTCTCGGCTTTGGTCTCCCTCTATCTGGGCACGGACAACAAGCCGGCAGCCTCGGCCCTGCTCAAGTCCGCCGTGGACTGGTACAAGAAGAACAATGTCAGCAGCGGCGATCTGTCGGACATGTGGCGTCAGGCAGCCGAGTTCCACTTGCGTGGCGGTGCTTCCGAGACGGCGGCCAgctcgctggaggagctgctgaagcTCAATCCCAATGACATGAAGGTGCTGGCCCAGTTGGTCATTGCCTACGCGCAGTTCAATCCCAAGCGGGCGCTCGAGATCAGTCGGAAGTTGCCCACGCTGGAAACATTGACCACGGCATCCGAAATCGATGCCCTGGAGGCGGCCAATTGGGTGATGTCCGCCAAGGCGGCCAAGAAGTCGGCCAATTCCAAGATCGAGCCATCGCCCACCACTCCCGGGGACAAGAAGAAGAGCCACAATCGGAAGCGCAAGGGCAAGCTGCCGAAGAACTACAATGCCGAGGTGGCACCAGACCCAGAGAGATGGCTGCCAAAGTATGAGCGCACTGGCTTCCGGAAGAAGCGTGGCGGTGCCCGTGGCAAGGACATTATCAAGGGCTCTCAGGGCATGGCCTCGGGAGCAGCCGATCAATA CGACATGTCGAACCGCGTGAATATAACCAAGAATTCGCCCGTGACGCCCGTGTTCCAGGAGACTACACCCgggccaaggcagcagcatcgcaaGGGAGGacacaagaagaagaagggcGGCCGCTTCTAA
- the LOC117897294 gene encoding septin-2, with the protein MSAEVDFVNKKEMHLRTLKQSGHVGFDSLPDQLVNKSVQNGFVFNVMCIGETGLGKSTLMDTLFNTSFESTPSPHTLPSVKLKAHTYELQESNVRLKLTICDTVGYGDQINKDDSFKAVVDYIDAQFENYLQEELKIKRSLVTCHDSRIHICLYFICPTGHGLKSLDLVCMKKLDSKVNIIPVIAKADTISKVELQRFKAKIIQELNTNGVHIYQFPTDDETVAETNTSMNSHIPFAVVGSTEFIKVGNKLIRARQYPWGTVQVENETHCDFVKLREMLIRTNMEDMREKTHTRHYELYRQKRLEQMGFSDVDSENKPISFQQTFEAKRSNHLAELQSKEEEVRQMFVQRVKEKEAELKESEKDLHAKFEKLKRDHAEEKRKLEESRKALEEDYLDFQRRKQQLATAHHTLTLGKSKKK; encoded by the exons ATGTCGGCTGAAGTGGATTTCGTCAATAAAAAGGAGATGCACCTACGCACTCTGAAGCAGTCGGGCCATGTGGGATTCGATAGCCTGCCTGATCAATTGGTCAACAAGAGCGTTCAAAACGGATTCGTTTTCAACGTCATGTGTATAG GCGAGACTGGTCTGGGCAAATCCACACTGATGGACACGCTCTTCAACACGAGCTTTGAGTCGACGCCAAGCCCCCACACCCTGCCCAGCGTGAAGTTGAAGGCGCACACGTACGAGCTGCAGGAGAGCAATGTGCGCCTCAAGCTGACCATTTGCGACACCGTGGGCTATGGCGATCAGATCAACAAGGACGATTCGTTCAAGGCGGTGGTCGACTACATTGACGCCCAGTTCGAGAACTATctgcaggaggagctgaaAATCAAACGTTCGCTGGTCACATGCCACGACAGTCGCATCCATATATGCCTGTACTTCATCTGTCCCACGGGCCATGGCCTCAAGTCGCTGGATTTGGTGTGCATGAAGAAGCTCGACAGCAAGGTGAACATTATACCGGTGATTGCCAAGGCCGACACCATTTCGAAGGTGGAACTGCAGCGCTTCAAGGCGAAGATCATCCAGGAGCTGAACACCAATGGGGTGCACATCTACCAGTTTCCCACCGATGACGAGACGGTGGCAGAGACCAACACCAGCATGAATTCGCACATTCCATTTGCCGTCGTGGGCAGCACAGAGTTCATCAAGGTTGGCAACAAGTTGATACGTGCCCGCCAGTATCCCTGGGGCACGGTGCAGGTGGAGAACGAGACCCATTGCGATTTTGTCAAGCTGCGGGAGATGCTCATTCGCACAAACATGGAGGATATGCGGGAGAAGACCCACACGCGGCACTACGAGCTGTACAGGCAGAAGCGCCTGGAGCAGATGGGCTTCAGCGATGTGGACAGCGAGAACAAGCCCATATCTTTCCAGCAGACATTCGAGGCCAAGCGCTCAAACCATCTGGCCGAGCTGCAGTCcaaagaggaggaggtgcGCCAGATGTTTGTGCAGCGGGtcaaggagaaggaggcggAGCTCAAGGAGAGCGAGAAGGACTTGCATGCCAAGTTCGAGAAGTTGAAGCGCGATCATGCCGAGGAGAAGCGAAAGTTGGAGGAGTCGCGAAAGGCACTAGAGGAGGACTATCTTGATTTTCAGCGGCGCAAGCAGCAGTTGGCCACGGCCCACCACACGCTCACGTTGGGCAAGAGCAAGAAGAAGTAA
- the LOC117897291 gene encoding uncharacterized protein LOC117897291, with protein MSRTVHTLTVTLIFYAFVQTVTCFEVLINAPDQALIGSTVNVTATLFDGDKPAPEGTYKFIWKDNAGHRKEIETTKSTSNWTLEYTKEHMRPGERAVEVKVEKSYLFWILVAENKTYIKLDDTLGGRLELIQANASRPHDFVSTQGTVNHSIALWPADIEFLRQNGYHIQTYWFQNCTYLGMSNALDYQATYQQAEQYYDIEVLVVASLDWPPEPTPSTTTTTTTTTTTTTTSTTSTTTTTSTTPATTTSTTSSTTTPATTTTSTTPKPPTRSKRDLIQAMHANAAILGLNLTSALKQQQKEDGSSANTSVALVNPLGVRRVSHLSVLPGVEPPYNCVDRQIIAQDPKKIYGYFQHRVVSKDPVVSFGTTGKNWLQHWEVLSLDVSCKGSPPFSVCEKVYNAPYNATGNETCNFYDVYDKCAFSYKRYFSESKTILFFIRNEVSQTVSQITINMYEAQKQSQLSVVVVPVICTLMAVILVVFGVAYYIQRRNRFTVEVADFNFGDTQSVDMEYKTFSQRLIDSVRDACSWPGTRRHSQSSTDLMADEPSNSHVRMYSGE; from the exons ATGTCTCGCACAGTCCACACACTGACGGTGACGTTGATTTTCTACGCTTTTGTGCAAACAG TGACATGTTTCGAGGTGCTAATAAATGCACCCGACCAGGCGCTCATTGGATCCACGGTGAATGTGACTGCCACGCTGTTCGACGGTGACAAACCCGCACCCGAGGGCACCTACAAGTTCATTTGGAAGGACAATGCGGGTCATCGAAAG GAGATTGAAACAACCAAATCCACGAGCAACTGGACTCTGGAGTACACCAAAGAGCACATGCGACCGGGCGAGCGTGCAGTGGAAGTAAAGGTGGAGAAATCCTATCTGTTTTGGATATTGGTGGCCGAAAATAAAACGTATATTAAGCTGGATGACACGCTGGGCGGCCGGCTGGAGCTTATTCAGGCTAATGCGTCGCGGCCGCATGACTTTGTGTCCACCCAAGGGACAGTGAATCACAGCATAGCGCTGTGGCCAGCGGATATAGAGTTTCTGCGGCAGAATGGCTATCACATTCAGACGTACTGGTTTCAAAATTGCACATATTTAGGCATGTCAAACGCACTGGACTATCAGGCCACATATCAGCAGGCTGAGCAATATTATGATATAGAGGTTCTGGTCGTTGCATCGCTGGACTGGCCGCCCGAGCCCACGCCCTCCACGaccaccacaacaaccacgacgacgacgacaacaacaacatcgacCACCAGTACAACGACAACCACGAGCACAACACCTGCCACAACGACCTCCACAACTTCTAGCACAACAACCCCAGCCACAACGACCACCAGCACAACGCCCAAGCCACCAACGCGCTCCAAGCGCGACCTCATCCAGGCCATGCACGCCAATGCCGCCATACTTGGACTCAACTTAACCAGCGccctgaagcagcagcagaaggaggatgGGTCCTCGGCGAACACATCTGTGGCTCTGGTGAATCCTTTGGGTGTGCGGAGGGTCTCCCATCTTAGTGTGTTGCCAGGCGTGGAGCCGCCCTACAACTGCGTGGACAGACAAATCATTGCGCAGGATCCGAAAAAGATCTATGGCTACTTCCAGCATCGCGTTGTGTCCAAGGATCCGGTTGTTAGCTTTGGCACCACCGGCAAGAACTGGCTGCAGCACTGGGAGGTGCTTAGCCTGGATGTCAGCTGCAAGGGTTCGCCGCCATTCAGTGTCTGCGAGAAGGTTTACAATG CGCCCTACAATGCCACAGGCAATGAGACATGCAACTTCTACGATGTGTATGACAAGTGTGCGTTTAGCTACAAGCGTTACTTCTCCGAAAGCAAAACCATACTCTTTTTCATCCGTAACGAGGTGTCGCAGACGGTCAGTCAGATAACCATCAACATGTACGAGG CCCAGAAACAGTCGCAGCTTTCCGTTGTGGTTGTTCCTGTCATTTGCACCTTGATGGCCGTTATTCTCGTGGTCTTTGGCGTTGCGTACTACATACAGAGGCGGAATCG TTTTACCGTGGAAGTGGCCGACTTCAATTTCGGGGACACACAGTCGGTGGATATGGAGTACAAGACGTTCTCGCAGCGCCTCATTGACAGCGTACGCGATGCTTGCTCATGGCCGGGCACACGCCGCCACTCACAGTCCAGCACAGATCTCATGGCCGACGAGCCAAGCAATTCGCATGTTCGCATGTATTCAGGCGAATGA
- the LOC117899661 gene encoding uncharacterized protein LOC117899661 — protein sequence MFLNDLGQPLILNARKKYGPLEEHNGVLLLTSAAFEEHEVPTKWCASIIGSGENMFRLRSKTNVKEIYKYCTQQVIVPNTPTEVHYDQTKITLTLFPAGKSQDGISLNIYCIENGHTRALIVDELSGFLDFMPKGSALFHRILGEGIDIVYIDESLLGDNQPIHEDLYAFVQLIRPKHIYGLRQNKLPKWLLDLCVQKDVYASPIEI from the exons atgtttttgaatGATCTCGGACAGCCGCTGATTCTAAATGCGCGGAAAAAGTATGGACCCCTTGAAGAG CACAATGGAGTCCTTCTGTTGACGTCCGCCGCCTTTGAAGAGCACGAAGTGCCCACAAAATGGTGCGCGTCCATCATTGGATCCGGGGAGAATATGTTTCGGCTGCGATCAAAGACCAATGTCAAAGAGATCTACAAATACTGTACTCAACAAGTCATAGTTCCCAACACCCCAACTGAAGTGCACTACGACCAAACAAAGATCACTTTGACGCTGTTCCCAGCAGGAAAAAGCCAAGACGGGATAAGCCTGAACATCTACTGCATAGAGA ATGGACACACCAGAGCACTGATTGTGGATGAATTGTCTGGCTTTCTAGATTTTATGCCCAAAGGCAGTGCATTATTTCATCGTATCCTCGGCGAAGGCATCGATATCGTGTACATAGACGAATCGCTGCTGGGGGATAATCAGCCCATCCACGAAGATCTCTATGCTTTCGTACAGCTGATTCGACCAAAGCACATCTACGGGCTAAGGCAGAACAAATTGCCCAAGTGGCTGCTAGATTTGTGCGTCCAAAAGGATGTCTACGCGAGTCCCATTGAAATATAG
- the LOC117899663 gene encoding signal recognition particle 14 kDa protein yields the protein MVLLDNSNFILRLEKIANAAKKDSSFTVTFKRYDGNNKPVPRAGRPPLPKPDVYTCLVRAQCKSQKISTVVRQEDVPTMMGMYSQFMKSKMDGLKRVKKVKSKAKATKG from the exons ATGGTTTTGCTCGACAACTCGAac TTCATACTCCGCCTGGAGAAGATTGCGAATGCGGCCAAGAAAGACTCGTCTTTTACGGTAACGTTCAAACGCT ACGATGGCAACAACAAGCCTGTGCCCAGAGCTGGAAGACCACCGTTACCCAAACCAGATGTCTACACGTGCCTGGTGCGAGCCCAGTGCAAGTCGCAAAAG ATTTCCACAGTTGTGCGGCAGGAGGATGTGCCCACCATGATGGGCATGTACTCGCAGTTCATGAAGAGCAAAATGGATGGCCTGAAGCGTGTGAAGAAAGTGAAGAGCAAGGCCAAAGCGACCAAGGGATAG
- the LOC117899662 gene encoding elongin-B: protein MDVFLMIRRQKTTIFTDAKENTTVAELKRMIEGILKVQVVDQRLYNQDNDIMEDDSTLQDYGVTVSTAKAQSPAQLGLTFRNDMGDFETLDMTPYSAPPDLPEVMKNQEASNGQEAVA, encoded by the exons ATG GACGTATTCCTGATGATCAGAAGGCAGAAGACGACGATTTTCACGGATGCCAAGGAGAACACAACCGTTGCCGAGCTGAAGCGAATGATTGAAG GCATTCTGAAAGTACAAGTCGTCGATCAGCGGTTATACAATCAGGACAACGACATCATGGAGGATGACAGCACGTTGCAGGACTACGGCGTGACAGTCTCCACGGCGAAGGCACAGTCGCCGGCGCAGCTGGGCTTGACATTCAG AAATGATATGGGCGACTTTGAGACACTGGATATGACGCCATACTCAGCACCGCCGGACTTACCCGAAGTGATGAAAAACCAAGAGGCCTCAAACGGACAGGAGGCAGTTGCATAA